The window ACACAAATAATCCTGTTTCTTTGATTAAACTTCCTTTTCTAAAGAAAGTTTTTGGGACACCTACGGTCTCCCTTCATAAACCCGTCTTATATTTATTATAGCATAGCATCCTCTATTTCAATTGATACACATGCCTTCAATAATAGTAGTAGGGGGATTCTTTGGTGATGAGGGTAAAGGAAAGATCATTGCATACCTGGCGCGTCATGATAAACCTGAGGTGGTAGCCCGTGGAGGTGTGGGTCCCAACGCCGGGCACACCGTTGAAGTCGCGGGTAAGCGGTATGCACTGCGGATGGTACCCTCAGGCTTTGTGCACGAGTCTGCACGACTTCTTATTGGCGCTGGCGTTCTGGTTGACCCACGAGTGCTCACGCAGGAGGTAACGTCGTTCGGACTTGAAGGGCGAGTAGGTGTGGACTGGCGATGCGGGATAATAGAGGCGAAGCATATAGAGCAGGATAGAGGAGATGCGGAATTGAAGGATAAGATAGGGACAACCGGCACGGGCTGTGGACCCGCAAATGCCGACCGCGCATTACGGAAAGCGAAGCAGGCGAAAGACAACCAGGAGCTGAAGGAGTTCCTCTGTGACGTCCCGCTCGAGATAAATGAGACCTTGGACAGGGGCGGGCGTGTACTGGTAGAAGGGACGCAGGGCTTTGGCATCTCACTGCTCTACGGTACTTATCCGTTCGTCACTTCTAAGGACACAACTGCATCTCAGATGGCAGCAGATGTGGGCATTGGTCCAACGCGTGTGGACGATGTTGTGGTTGTATTCAAGACATTTCCAACACGTGTGGGTGAGGGTCCTTTTACGACTCAGATGGAGGATACAGAAGCTACCGAGCTGCATATCGAGGAATATGGCACTGTTACAGGACGCAAGAGACGAATAGGTACCTGGGATGCGAAGATGGCTGCTTACTCCGCGATGATAAACGGAGCGACAATGGTGGCATTGAGCGGTGTGGACAAATTAGACCCTTCATGTCGTGGCGCAAAGGACTACAGCGAGCTGAGCAAGGAT of the Methanophagales archaeon genome contains:
- a CDS encoding adenylosuccinate synthetase → MPSIIVVGGFFGDEGKGKIIAYLARHDKPEVVARGGVGPNAGHTVEVAGKRYALRMVPSGFVHESARLLIGAGVLVDPRVLTQEVTSFGLEGRVGVDWRCGIIEAKHIEQDRGDAELKDKIGTTGTGCGPANADRALRKAKQAKDNQELKEFLCDVPLEINETLDRGGRVLVEGTQGFGISLLYGTYPFVTSKDTTASQMAADVGIGPTRVDDVVVVFKTFPTRVGEGPFTTQMEDTEATELHIEEYGTVTGRKRRIGTWDAKMAAYSAMINGATMVALSGVDKLDPSCRGAKDYSELSKDVKNFVAKVEHDTRVPVKLISTGPEVSEMVDLR